The Toxorhynchites rutilus septentrionalis strain SRP chromosome 1, ASM2978413v1, whole genome shotgun sequence genome contains the following window.
cgaaactttggttttacaccccggtatagaaatgaaagacgtagtcctacgtcaaaaccatttcgaacgcacttcatgccgccttgttctggatttgccaccaaagcagtttgtatgaagaacaaacttttttcttatgctacctgctgccgttttgcgattgcgtttgccactcgccactcgctgcaactgcctgttgttttcttggtgtccacggaaccgattgtggtctgttctgaatgcgggttttcttatcatcgcgatcctcctttgctcctttgccatgtccagacatggctgcttgtgttggtttgttgatgtaatgtgatgcgaaacgatgtggtgtacggtttggatgagaatgctCGTTACGGTAACGGTAACGGTTTTGAATTAacgagactttaaactctgagagttcattcgtccttGCCCTTGggggcgggaaatttaactggaaagaaaactaagaaaactattgcaaaattcattattctcgctcgacctagtaaccgctatggatgtatgtcgtatcgccgcaccctaTACGGCcctggggccaaaaacacaaccaaacaattggagcagggaaaaagccccttttagtgtgcttgaggagctcgcttctaaaaggggcgtaaaaaacctgctcatcttttgctgaaagtAGAAGAGAAGACAAACAAAattttatcagtataggtaaATGTAGTAATTAGACATTAGATCTGGTcaaataaacctgtatcctttaggaaatcgatggtccttttttcctcgatggcgtcgtccgatagtgctgtccttatggtgtctgctacctgaaactttattcttgaagcattaaatatagggcatgtgattaatatgtgttccaccgtGAGTCTTACATTGCACGACTCACATAGTGTTGGTTCCGATCCACACATGATGAATTTGTGTGTTAAATATGTATGCCCGATACGTAAACGTGTCAGACATACTTGAGTAGATCGGAGAATACTATCCTTCCAGGGAAGGGTAGTATTCTTGATCCTTCTTAAGAAGAGGTCGCGGGAAAAATACCAACTGTTCTCCCAGCTCAATCTGAGGGATTGACTGACCCATCTGATGGTGTCTTTTGCTGGGGGGAGGTAGTCCATAGTTCGGAGAGCCTACCCTCCTTGGCGAGACGATCAGCCTGTTCATTACCCTGGATTCCACAGTGCCCTGGGACCCAGCAGAAAGTGATGTCCTTCCCtgtaattttttcctcaatgcTTTGTATCCAAGGGTGTTTACTATCGCCACTTTGTAGGGCCCGTAATGCACTATAGGAATCTGAGAAGATCACCACTTTACTGTCGTTATCACAGAGTGATGTCGCGACAAGGAGAGCGGCAATTTCGGCGGAGTATACCGAACATATGGAAGGCAGTTGGAATTTTAGCTCCGTGTTATTAGCAAAAACTCGAAACCCTGTTAGGTTTCCATCAAAAGAcccatctgtgaagattttgtgGTGGGTGTGATACTTGTTATGGAAGTGGTTATTAAAACAGGCCGTAACAATGCTGCTGGCTTCCCCAGCCCTAACAGCATTTTTGATTGACCAGTCTATCTTTGGCGGATGTGCGTGCCATGGATGTTGACCAACTCTGCTTAATGGGGCAATAGTCGGAAGGGTGACTTGGCTAATGTTTTGCAGCCAAATGTTGGCTCTGGagtaaatggatagaagatccggGTATTTCTCGGACGTCTGGATGGCTTTAGTGGCTAGCATATTTGTGAGGAAGTGTTCGAAAGGAACTACGCCAGCCTCCACAAGCAGAGCGTTAATTGGGCTGATCTGAAAGGCTCCTGATGCATATCTAATCACACTATGGTAGACAGGCTTTAAGTGATTCAAATGAGCCCAAGAggcacggctgaaaagttcgatgCCGTAACGAATTCTAGAGAAGATAATGCTTTTGCCTATGTTGCAGATGGTTTTACGAGAACTCAAGCGGCATCGGCCACCTAAAGCTTTCACCAGCCGCAGGCGGTACTTCATATTAGCTTTAGCATTTCTGAGGTGTTGTCCGAAAGATAGTTTACTGTCAACTATCACTCCGAGAATTCGGACTGAGCTGACTCTCTTAATAGGCATGCCATTGATTAGACATGTTCTAAACCTTTTCCTATGACCTTTACATTTGCAGTAGTGCATTATATTAGACTTCTCTGCCGAAAACTTAAACCCAATGGAATTTGCCCAGTTACTAACAGCCGAGATTCCTTCGTGCAGTCTTCTGCGGGCCATTTCTGGGAAAGGATTTCTTGCCATCAGCAGTAGATCGTCTGCATAGGCCAGTACCTCGGTGTTTTTAGGGATAACCTCTAGAACCGACTGCATAGCAACGAGGAAGAGGGAAACTGATAGAACCgaaccttgtggtactccgttttctaGGCAACGGTTATCCGAAAGTACTCCTCCGAAGTAAACTTGAAAGCTTCGATTGGTGAGGAAACAGCgaagaatgttgaagagggagccttcaaaaccccatcggtgGAGTTGATCGATTATGTTATGGCGCCATGTGGTATCGTAGGCTTTGGCTAGATCAAGTGAAGCAATTTCGCTGTGGTGGCCCTTTTCGATGGTTTCTTGAAGgaaatgatcgagttgactgaagtaggtgcccgtacctttacctcggcggaagccatgcTGTCTGGAGTCTAATAGTTGGCATTCTTCAAGGGCCGTCCTAAGTCTTCGATTGATCATTCTTTCGAAGACTTTCCCTAAGCAGTTGAGGAGGGTTATGGGACGGAAGTTATTCGCGGCCCGTTTACTCTCCTTTAGTTTTGGGATAGGTATTACCAAGCCCGTTTTCCATGCATCTGGGAAATAGCTGTTAGCCCAACATTCGTTGTATATCTGAAGGAGTAGAATTTTGGCATGAAGAGGTAGATGCTTGATCATCGGATATTCGATTCCGTCTGGGCCAGCTGATttgcttttggatatttttattgcccataacaactcgtccaaagagaacttatcgttgtatttgtggacctGTTCCGAAGCAGGAGGAAAAACTTTAAGTTCCGCCTCCGCCTTAATAGCCTTGAATTCGTTAGTGTAGTTGGAGGTGGCTGAAATAGTGGCAAAATGGTCGGCTATGATGGGTCTTCGGAGAAGGTGCCATTAATTTCGAGGGAATAGCAGTTTGAAGCTTTCTTGCCACTAAGTGAGTTGACCTCAAAGTTCAGATGTCGAAGTATTAGGGTTGATGCCATCAAGAAATTCCATCCAACTGTTTTGCTTGGCTTCGGTTATTACCTTCCTAGCTAGTGCTCTAGCCGTTTGGAAGTTTGTTAGGGCAATCATTTTGCAAGCGCTTCCATCAGGAAGGCGTCGTAGGATACGGAGagattttcttctccttttgaTGGCCTGTGCAACTGCATCGTTCCACCATGGGACAGCCTTTCGGCCGGGTTTCCCACTGGATATTTTGTTCAGCCGCTAAAATAATGGCGTTTGTAAATTCTTCCACAGAGCAGCTTTCATGTTCAGAAAGTAAGCTGTTGATTGTGGATTCGAAGCCTTCCCAGTCAGCCGACTGGTATATCCATTTCCTGCGCAAACGAATGTTTGGGTTTCTTGACAGGGTTCGGATGTGGATGGGGAAATGATCACTACCTCTGAGGTCACTATCAACGATTCAGCTCAACCTGGGGGCGAGGTCCCAGGAAgcaatcgtgatgtcgatggccgatgatgatccgcgatggatatctatcctggtatgacggtgatcgttaagtatgatgaggtttagcttttggacgattcccaaaattgttttacctCTTTTGTCACATTTGTTTCCTCCCCATGAAGAGTGGGAGGCGTTTAAGTCACCCATCAGGACGAATGGGTGCGGTAACTGTTTGATGGCATCCGTAAGTTGCGTTTCAATGTCATTACTGTGCAATGGGGGAATATAAATGGAAGCAAGGGTTACCTGTAGAGGTCCCTTCAGTTGTATCGCACATATTTGTAATGATGATGCTATGGGGATGACGGTATGAGGAAGGTCACTCAGGACAGCGAGGCAGGCTCCACAAAGCCCCGAGGATAGCCCTTTCTTGAAATACCATGAAAATTTGCCGCTAAACGCCCGCTCTAAGAGcgatacattgatttttttagctTCTTGAAAAGCCAGTGCTAGTGGGAGATGTTGTTCCTCAGCTAACATTAGCTTAATTTCGTTCATGGAAGTGGATAGCCCACGCATGTTCCATTGAATAGCAAGTTTTCGGTTGGGTGTTTGGTTACAGGACGAAGGGTTGCTGTTACTAGCTAGAggagtgaattttaaaaaagacgggtgggtaatgtcggggacataaccggagtgacgtaggaccatacaaaggggacagcttttgctaaatatatattttaaatatattgttttattttcttctcctacgtgaatacctacttatctacctgaaaaatggattagtttactgtttactctttatgaacatgttgggggttcagaaaagaacctttggtgttgtgtttttgcgttttttttacaaacttcttTTGGCGTATTtggcacatatcgtacaatcaaaatgatggctgtgatagggaatgcataggtggtcatcagctcatttactatcatatatttctctattgagcacattaccgtaccttaaactgtggtttcggagacgaatgaattgtaagatttgtagtctccgcaaacaaagtaaataaaaaagaaaaagaactgaggttttggagacgaactctacgatctgtcgagaaataaacgagctataagcgttctgaaaaaccaacagtaaatacagggacggatgacatTCGGATTAAAgttctttaaaataagaacagagcagcaggaactacatagctcatcatgttgctccttagttatttttatatacaatgcagatgtaacgtcagtcaattttcaacatcagttatcatccaaagaaagcagttcatgctaccgagaaaattcgttaatgccatcctgcatacaatgtattgtaatttgaagccacttttaattcggcaaccatgtatgggtttgtgaaaactgaatgatcaatttaaaagaccccaaccatcaataagttcaaaaacacgcataaacaaaataattcagttcatattatatgtcatattatgtcactttagaatgcattggtattgtaaataacttttaataactcttcttttaatggtttaatggccctgaaaagcgccgtgttttacggaggctagttttgccaccaaagcaggttgtataaacaaactttttccttcttctacctgctgccgttttgcgattgcgtttgccactcgctgaaactagttgttgccaccgaaccgaatgtgctcaactcgagcactccagcggcagaaattctataaccgctattaggtatactggtgctacggcaccaatccgttgatgcggtgagatgtgaaatgatgccatacaaccacactgatttacggtttgaaagagaatgatatatttttcagcggatccgcgcgttttgtactttagcggtacacgctcacaggatagagacaaatcggcagactcagccaaaggggcgagtccaacgagacgaacgaatgagcgttaaaaggcagcgatggcaaaaaaaaatacacgatgattgctgcaacagcgatcatctcccaatatgtatttcccttggccaaccttctccagaagtttcaacaaggcctagatggaaatttgaatatgcaaactgggctggctatcaatgtGACATTGAAAGCTGCCTCTCAGCCAAACAAGATTGGACACCCGAGGACTTTTCCCAAGCCGTCCTTGAGGTTGCAATACGACACATTCCCAGAACCAGCGGAAATCCTGGTAGaaaatgcgtcccatggtggACACCTGAAGTAAATACAGCCATCAAAGACAGAAGAAAAGCCTTACGCAagctaagaaaggcccatccggataacCCATCTAAGCACACTCTGCTAGAGaaattccaaagggctcgcaataATGCTAGAGCTATTATTAAAACAGCCAAGCATAACAGCTGGATTAAATTCGTCAATGATATTAATCCTAACACGTCGTCAAAGGAATTATGGAGCaaaattggcaggcttcatggcaaaAAAAGGAACAATGAATACAACCTTCTAATTGCCGGTCATTATACAAATGATCGGAAAACTATAGCAGAGGCtttcggagatttctttgcctcCACCTCATCCAACCAAAGCTTCGATACCACCTTCCAAACCCGCAAGGCAGAATGCGAAAAAATCCCCATTGATTTTAACACCGACGCAaattttgacttcaacaaaactaTTTCCCTCAAAGAACTAGAATGGGCCTTAAACAAAACAACACGCGGCTCCACTGGAccagatgacatcagctacccaatgctgaaaaacctaccctatcttgggaaaaaagttcttttaaaactttacaacaatgtatggaacagtggaattttcccaaattgctggaaagagggcctAATGGTCTCTCTGCCTAAACCAGACAAGAATAATCACCTGCTGGACAACTTCCGTCCCATTACTCTTCTGAGTTGCGTCggtaaaatcatggaaaaaattatcaaccggcgcttaacgacctttttagagtcaaaCAAGCTGCTCGACCCTAGACAATTTGCCTTCCGCGCGGGTAAAAGTACAGAAGACTGCCTCGTAGCTCTCGAAAAAGTCC
Protein-coding sequences here:
- the LOC129761200 gene encoding uncharacterized protein LOC129761200; this translates as MASAEGHHSEIASLDLAKAYDTTWRHNIIDQLHRWGFEGSLFNILRCFLTNRSFQVYFGGVLSDNRCLENGVPQGSVLSVSLFLVAMQSVLEVIPKNTEVLAYADDLLLMARNPFPEMARRRLHEGISAVSNWANSIGFKFSAEKSNIMHYCKCKGHRKRFRTCLINGMPIKRVSSVRILGVIVDSKLSFGQHLRNAKANMKYRLRLVKALGGRCRLSSRKTICNIGKSIIFSRIRYGIELFSRASWAHLNHLKPVYHSVIRYASGAFQISPINALLVEAGVVPFEHFLTNMLATKAIQTSEKYPDLLSIYSRANIWLQNISQVTLPTIAPLSRVGQHPWHAHPPKIDWSIKNAVRAGEASSIVTACFNNHFHNKYHTHHKIFTDGSFDGNLTGFRVFANNTELKFQLPSICSVYSAEIAALLVATSLCDNDSKVVIFSDSYSALRALQSGDSKHPWIQSIEEKITGKDITFCWVPGHCGIQGNEQADRLAKEGRLSELWTTSPQQKTPSDGSVNPSD